From one Plasmodium malariae genome assembly, chromosome: 12 genomic stretch:
- the PmUG01_12049800 gene encoding DNA-3-methyladenine glycosylase, putative, translating into MRGKKKKGSAIGNNNNSNKNNTIVEEEDKEEEISDLKQENYGKTVSINSKRVIRKTSMHILEKRKKSIDDVCRLAYVYVLLKYFFDNNSNTKILNEKFYLQDNILNITESLIGQILWVFDKKEKKLYGSRIVELESYNGVNDKASHAYNNKRTNRNFSMFERGGISYVYLCYGIHNCLNIVTNVENVPDAILVRSLEPLYSIENCIFNKYQNIYEHFSFSKNMSTSCKLSTMETSSNEILKKGREKDMNTLNEKNYLMNIQKLQDIFKMVNKKKLEKLCSGPGCVTKCLGITKHDDRENFYINEFHHMEKKQKDQFCIKGEKGNDNSNKNGCEGSDKNGCENSNQNGNKIDGQNIVTRPIQNSSDLKSKYFDNKKLLTMNGRSEKNSASTYNINYNEANKGINMENQGMPYENINSNYYFSSNINYIHKSRFFVSICPTINEIINFYEKLIDEEKKQESFIKNVYNEYKTFLLEYFDYMKWHKDKWVIQKDKRIGVNYAEEAALYEYRFLLKNHPSVSVLPK; encoded by the coding sequence AtgagggggaaaaaaaaaaaaggatccGCCattggtaataataataatagtaataaaaataatactatagTGGAGGAAGAAGATAAAGAAGAAGAGATAAGCGATTTGAAGCAAGAAAACTATGGGAAAACAGTGAGTATAAATAGCAAGAGGGTAATAAGAAAAACGAGTATGCATATTttagaaaagagaaaaaaatctATTGATGATGTATGTAGGTtggcatatgtatatgtattactaaaatatttttttgataataatagtaatactaaaattttaaatgaaaaattttatcttcAAGATAACATATTAAACATTACTGAATCTTTAATTGGTCAAATTTTATGGGTGTTTgataagaaagaaaaaaaattatatggtTCGAGAATAGTAGAACTTGAATCGTACAATGGAGTAAATGATAAAGCATCACATGCCTATAACAACAAAAGAACGAATAGAAACTTTTCCATGTTTGAACGAGGAGGCATTAGTTATGTCTACCTATGTTATGGGATACATAACTGCCTGAATATAGTTACAAATGTTGAAAACGTTCCTGATGCTATCTTAGTTAGATCTCTTGAACCACTGTATAGTATagaaaattgtatatttaataaatatcagaatatttatgaacatttctctttttcaaaaaatatgtcAACAAGTTGTAAATTAAGTACAATGGAAACTAGCAGTAAcgaaattttgaaaaaagggagggaaaaagatatgaacacactaaatgaaaaaaactatttaatgaatattcaaaaattgcaggatatttttaaaatggtaaataaaaaaaaattagaaaaattatgtagTGGTCCTGGATGTGTAACGAAGTGTTTAGGAATTACGAAACATGATGATAGGGAAAATTTTTACATCAACGAGTTTCAtcatatggaaaaaaaacaaaaagatcAATTTTGCATAAAGGGGGAAAAGGGCAACGATAATAGCAACAAAAATGGCTGTGAAGGAAGCGACAAAAATGGCTGTGAAAATAGCAACCAAAATGGCAACAAAATTGACGGTCAAAATATAGTTACGAGGCCAATTCAAAACAGTAGTGACTTAAAATCAAAATACTTTGACAATAAAAAGTTGTTAACTATGAATGGAAGGAGTGAAAAAAATAGCGcaagtacatataatattaattataatgaagCAAATAAGGGTATTAATATGGAGAATCAAGGTATGCcgtatgaaaatattaattccAATTACTACTTTTCtagtaatataaattatatacataaaagtaGATTCTTTGTTAGTATTTGTCCaacaataaatgaaataataaatttttatgaaaaattaattgatGAAGAGAAGAAACAAgaatcatttataaaaaatgtttataacgaatataaaacttttttattagaatACTTTGATTATATGAAATGGCACAAAGATAAATGGGTTATTCAAAAAGATAAAAGGATAGGAGTTAATTATGCTGAAGAAGCTGCTTTATATGAGTATagatttttattaaagaacCACCCCTCTGTTTCAGTCTTACCtaaatag
- the PmUG01_12050000 gene encoding rhoptry protein, putative, translating to MHKINKEEKKISSVKLEFSDDASDDQISIDKENVWDTDLNIIDDDFNIIGNENNVLLEEKSRTKDGKFNDNSRKEKEDEAHFLNEQMDDITEKNKATHNELFICKEVVKRGYENLYSQNESEQIILKGKNKNEEENSSHDLCIKQGKDQNLSGSMNVLCSHMNNTEEYIDINKKKSLHLSKENEKCENFPYNSSSDKNICINNLKDNFNGADKLVVDEEDDMSYYQHDVDNTLNNKQRRSCSSSSSSSNSNSNSNSNSRRTKAPSEKCWLYVKNMLNIAEDEKVIEYIEKISRMGDIYMGSFPTADNTNSKNIIDHDNQQLFEKGLHEETLSEKNKLYYLNIIENIKEEIKKGGVGVKENKEFIEFENKCEKLKSKINEYYNDKDIYRDWYKRMKDENEKLHAKLNAAYEIKHNEEISEEEKSKENYEKLKIHCNDIENKYESLKNKCYEYEKKYQGLEAKFNTEEWKYDDYEKKYNELCQIIESKENALKEKDYELKEYIRKREVYINEKQCAIQNLEKQMQEYKNHLNETETFFIQNENKLRSELENEKKNEERNKNKIEILENKVAYLEQELNDLREENRMLTNTNKQLNEVYTSLKIKDEKNEQNIQNLKYNLQNNEKESNMKCEKIQEMNNKMESLLIENNKSSKMVELLVSEKMKLENENSILKKDLTDIQEELKKIEKHSYDIYEIKNYLESTLEKNKNLMEQLESEKNQKEELKNKIKHFLTDIKNSSIALKTYKLKCSFLVNLVKNYDEHLYILESKLKNYDYKKGWEEKRREFTGHLNGCEQTLVSPSFDQRHQSDERKNGAHKINITGDNHSEDKNGNINPDNDNNGNDNNGNDNNGNDNHGNDNNGSDNNDSDNNGNDNHGNDNNGNDNHGNDNNGNDNNGNDNHGNDNHGNDNNGNDNNGNDNNGNDNHVSNGYNGGVPLNSEKYLLKETMLLKEELEKEISKKEEISKKIHKLSTALKEKNIIINEKNYKLSKYKLMSKNLQNSILSYQNNIKSLKENIHNLEKQIELKEVKNIILPPKVTVHISKLSAFENNLKNELKGLIGNSSNFLENTFKYINENPLKKNLQNKAFFTSSVEKKGDDKLKVHNDKEGSAISNSNSSSDTNSNNNISRNVSRNVSRNVSRNVSRNVSRNVSRNVSRNVSRNVSRNVSRNVSGNISGNISGNINSNSRDPVDVAGFAKYFIYNNMSRLPNFMNDQNYKNEQRGKANSSQVEETAENQTDMINKDTSINYDNNCSKEQSIFNNNFANPVQRLGNDKQSENTNKYIDLFMGKKNVNKSSNNKNKDLFNVQQVSQFYANTENRIMDLFDKSKKDRNKIKEKEEIIKNCNITESYPSNCNYYNNKQNVASFIPPEQACNKFETRQMYAKNIDNKLNTEENKIIKNDKDLQNINTTNHLTYNGELCPSYDENVNKNDINVGKKENIASSDMYNDDPTSGIIPKSQQNNLGKSQNLQSNLLDDDVQINDDVWNEKIDLENFEDNI from the exons AtgcataaaattaataaagaagagaaaaagatCTCTTCAGTAAAACTAGAATTTTCTGACGATGCTTCAGATGATCAAATTAGTATTGATAAAGAAAATGTATGGGATACagatttaaatattatagatgatgattttaatataataggaaatgaaaataacGTATTACTGGAAGAGAAGTCGAGAACga AGGACGGAAAATTTAATGACAATTCCAGGAAGGAAAAAGAGGATGAAGCCCATTTTTTGAACGAACAAATGGATGatattacagaaaaaaataaagcaactCATAATGAACTTTTTATCTGTAAAGAAGTAGTAAAGAGAGGGTATGAAAATTTGTATTCTCAGAACGAAAGCGAACAAATCATTTTAAAgggaaagaataaaaatgaagaggaGAACTCATCCCAtgatttatgtataaaacaAGGGAAGGATCAGAATTTAAGTGGTAGTATGAATGTGCTATGTAGTCATATGAACAACACGGAggaatatatagatataaataaaaagaagtcGCTACATTTAagtaaagaaaatgaaaaatgtgaaaatttTCCATATAACAGTTCATCAGATAAAAACATTTGCATTAAcaatttaaaagataattttaatgGTGCAGATAAATTAGTCGTTGATGAAGAAGATGACATGAGTTATTATCAGCACGATGTGGATAAcactttaaataataaacaacGTAGAAGttgtagtagtagtagtagtagtagtaatagtaatagtaatagtaatagtaatagtagaAGAACCAAGGCCCCTTCAGAGAAGTGCTGGTTATATGTGAAAAATATGCTCAACATTGCAGAGGATGAAAAAGTAATAGAATACATCGAAAAGATTAGCAGAATGggggatatatatatgggttCCTTTCCTACTGCAGACAATACTAAttcgaaaaatattatagacCACGATAATCAGCAGTTGTTCGAAAAAGGGCTTCATGAGGAAACTTTATCAGAGAAAAAcaaattgtattatttaaatatcattgaaaatataaaagaagaaattaaaaaaggaggAGTAGGTGTCAAGGAAAATAAGGAGTTCATAGAATTTGAGAATAAATGCGAGAaattaaaaagcaaaattaacGAGTATTATAATGATAAGGATATTTACAGAGATTGGTACAAAAGGATGAAggatgaaaatgaaaaattgcaTGCAAAGCTTAATGCAGCATACGAAATAAAGCACAATGAAGAAATAAGTGAAGAAGAAAAGAGCAAAGAAAATTAtgagaaattaaaaatacactGTAACGAcattgaaaataaatatgaatctttaaaaaataaatgctatgaatatgaaaaaaagtatCAAGGTCTTGAAGCAAAATTTAATACTGAAGAGTGGAAATATGATGACtatgaaaagaaatataatgaattatgccaaataatagaaagtaaagaaaatgcattaaaagaaaaggatTATGAACTAAAggaatatattagaaaacgcgaagtatatataaatgaaaaacaatGTGCAATACAAAATTTGGAAAAACAAATGCAAGAATATAAAAACCACCTAAATGAGACggaaactttttttatacaaaatgaaaacaaattaaGAAGTGAATTagagaatgaaaaaaaaaatgaagaaaggaataaaaataagatagaaattttagaaaataaagtGGCATACTTAGAGCAAGAATTAAATGATTTGAGAGAGGAAAACAGAATGTTAACCAACACAAATAAACAACTAAATGAGGTGTATAcaagtttaaaaataaaagatgaaaagaatgagcaaaatatacaaaactTGAAATacaatttacaaaataatgaaaaagaaagcaATATGAAGTGTGAAAAGATTCAAGAAATGAATAACAAAATGGAAAGTTTACTAATTGAAAATAACAAAAGTAGCAAAATGGTAGAATTATTAGTaagtgaaaaaatgaagttagaaaatgaaaatagtattttaaaaaaagacttAACAGATATACaggaagaattaaaaaaaatagaaaaacatAGTTATgatatttatgaaattaaaaattatttggaATCAACtcttgaaaaaaacaaaaatttaatggAACAGTTAGAATCTGAGAAAAATCAAAAAGAagaattgaaaaataaaattaaacattttttgaCTGATATTAAAAACTCATCTATTGCTTTAAAAACATACAAATTGAAATGCTCCTTTTTAGTTAACctagtaaaaaattatgacgaacatttatatatactagaaagtaaattaaaaaattatgattataaaaaaggatgGGAAGAAAAGAGACGAGAGTTTACTGGTCATTTGAACGGCTGTGAGCAGACACTGGTGAGTCCTTCTTTTGACCAGAGGCATCAGTCAGATGAGAGAAAAAATGGTGCACATAAGATTAATATCACAGGAGATAACCATAGCGAGGATAAAAATGGTAATATTAACCCTGACAATGATAACAATGGTAATGATAACAATGGCAATGATAACAATGGCAATGATAACCATGGCAATGATAACAATGGTAGTGATAACAATGATAGTGATAACAATGGCAATGATAACCATGGCAATGATAACAATGGCAATGATAACCATGGCAATGATAACAATGGCAATGATAACAATGGCAATGATAACCATGGCAATGATAACCATGGCAATGATAACAATGGCAATGATAACAATGGCAATGATAACAATGGCAATGATAACCATGTCAGTAATGGTTACAACGGTGGGGTACCTCTGAACAGTGAGAAGTACCTGCTAAAGGAAACGATGCTACTGAAGGAAGAATTAGAAAAGGAAATAAGTAAGAAAGAGGAAAtctcaaaaaaaatacataaattgtCAACTGcgttaaaggaaaaaaatataataataaatgagaaGAATTATAAGCTAAGCAAATATAAACTTATGAGTAAGAATTTGCAAAATTCAATTTTGAGTTAtcagaataatataaaatcgttaaaggaaaatatacataatttggAAAAACAAATAGAATTGAAGGaagtgaaaaatattatattgcCACCAAAAGTGACTGTGCATATATCAAAGTTGTCAgcttttgaaaataatttaaaaaatgagctCAAGGGACTTATAGGAAATTCatctaattttttagaaaacacttttaagtatataaatgaaaaccCGCTCAAGAAAAATTTACAGAATAAAGCCTTTTTTACCTCATCAGTGGAAAAGAAAGGGGACGACAAACTAAAAGTTCATAATGACAAAGAGGGAAGTGCAATCAGTAATAGCAACAGCAGTAGTGACACTAACAGTAACAACAATATTAGTAGAAATGTCAGTAGAAATGTCAGTAGAAATGTCAGTAGAAATGTCAGTAGAAATGTCAGTAGAAATGTCAGTAGAAATGTCAGTAGAAATGTCAGTAGAAATGTCAGTAGAAATGTCAGTAGAAATGTCAGTGGCAATATCAGTGGCAATATCAGTGGCAATATCAATAGCAACAGTCGTGACCCTGTGGATGTGGCTGGATTTgcgaaatattttatatacaataacATGAGCAGGTTACCAAATTTTATGAATGAtcagaattataaaaacgaGCAAAGGGGAAAAGCTAATTCTAGCCAAGTAGAAGAAACAGCAGAGAATCAAACGGACATGATAAACAAAGACACATCAATTAATTATGATAACAATTGTTCTAAAGAACAGtcaatttttaataacaatttTGCGAACCCTGTTCAACGTTTAGGAAACGACAAACAGTctgaaaatacaaataaatatatagacctttttatgggaaaaaaaaatgttaacaaatcaagtaataataaaaataaagatttaTTTAATGTTCAACAAGTTTCTCAATTTTATGCAAATACAGAAAATAGAATTATGGATCTATTTGATAAGAGTAAAAAAGATCGTAATAAAATCaaagaaaaagaggaaataattaaaaactgTAATATTACAGAAAGTTATCCTTCAAATTGTAactattataacaataaacaAAATGTTGCATCGTTCATTCCACCTGAACAAGCTTGTAATAAATTCGAAACACGACAAATGTATGCAAAAAATATCgataacaaattaaatacagaggaaaataaaattataaaaaatgataaggatctacaaaatattaatactaCTAACCATTTGACATATAACGGGGAACTATGTCCATCTTATgatgaaaatgtaaataaaaatgatataaatgtagggaaaaaagaaaatatcgCGTCCAGTGACATGTATAATGATGACCCAACATCAGGTATTATTCCAAAATCgcaacaaaataatttggGTAAAAGTCAAAATTTACAGTCTAACTTATTAGATGATGACGTACAAATAAATGACGATGTGTGGAATGAGAAAATTGATTTAGAGAATTTTGAggataatatttaa
- the PmUG01_12050100 gene encoding conserved Plasmodium protein, unknown function, translating to MLAKMKLKKKKNEEDEMGKSELGVRTFNIEVSEKIRRENFNLPKIKRNGMLTYEDNNDDDNDNDDDEIGNRTEEQKKRKSKKIEREKLKLRKMLDKIKKKKKEKIVKSPIEEEMLKISNKMKHLHDIKNEIATISNSIIGDQNLNIDKMNLLFYIFNESLKRKKELSKNWDDNRSDNNSSSGNSNSNINSKSKSSNMRNDNNTSGSIAVKKKIKYYEHINLLSCISICTVLKYITPSYKILKTDYQKNDKSGNTKFNNHNSSNGLMINYKKKSYMQGNSYSNIVQTVNMLEKNTVKYFKDFCVILKGNIRDNITVYVNLLCDIVTVNLNLSKDEKLFEYLLLYSNIQTYSMKKYNRTQVKNKKMKGKHKINCDILCMKCLNTVKEIIDNDNNLSITLYLIDHFVNIFFKKEKYISPNLLKIFSKICIGEKKMNAKLYSMDDIGNAENNEVNKELRIKTNISGELKIMEKNIEKILDQLFLVYLCILREYNKYSTPLVKNVLHAISYYALYVNKILMDDVFKEIKSLATANSNNITRSGNSGCFGVNVVSGVSGNSNSRDNRKIVPSCLILTSIHIFLETLNKVNDSIYIDCSWIAVSLLNLLESAIPFLHSGSAYFLLEQRNFMYNSFQDCSKFSRYLPSAKEDHTVTSGKGQISANRLNENNCLENKWNKEIGREEKYNFCSELLYCIDLLLKTKNFTYNYNNFKSTNNQLLSRIVYQLCTISLHADYVISFSILKLVQNILIKYPLVKPVVEKEGTVIFLMNDTLSTFFQNTLFHSCFFNDISSLAMDISLNDSNEEYTTTLQNYIHQNKSDIQNKIINLNFNLNEQKIINRENFEKYDPYDVFYKNTQKHFRGLCQADIGKNFKNVYMDDNFFLSRKSPSAGVTLDTNASISVNQLPPYMLTAIDFIEIVFSPYEELIKYFQKEQGEKENIHHFDNAHTKGYPNSVKSYNDQKHNRMYRKTKGKNIHKKKGRRR from the coding sequence ATGTTGGCAAAAAtgaaactaaaaaaaaagaaaaatgaggAAGACGAAATGGGGAAGAGCGAATTAGGAGTAAGGACGTTTAATATAGAAGTGAGCGAAAAAATTAGaagagaaaattttaatttaccaaaaataaaaagaaatggaATGTTAACATACGaagataataatgatgatgataatgacaatgatgatgatgagaTAGGCAACAGGACGGAAgaacaaaagaaaagaaaaagtaaaaaaatagaaagagaaaaattaaaattaagaaaaatgttagataagataaaaaaaaaaaaaaaagagaaaatagtTAAAAGTCCAATAGAAGAAGAGATGCTGAAAATTTCgaataaaatgaaacatcttcatgatattaaaaatgagaTAGCAACAATTTCAAATAGTATTATAGGGGACCAGAATCTTAACAttgataaaatgaatttgctattttatatttttaatgaaagcttaaaaagaaaaaaggagtTATCCAAAAATTGGGACGATAATAGAAGCGACAATAATAGCAGTAGCggtaacagtaacagtaacattaacagtaaaagtaaaagtaGTAACATGCGTAATGACAATAACACTAGTGGCAGTATTGcagttaagaaaaaaatcaagtattatgaacatataaaCCTCTTAAGCTGCATATCTATATGCACAgttctaaaatatataactccatcatataaaattttaaagacggattatcaaaaaaatgacaaaagtGGAAACACCAAATTTAACAATCATAATAGTAGTAACGGCTTAATGATAAACTACaagaaaaaatcatatatgCAAGGAAACAGTTACTCCAATATTGTGCAAACTGTAAACatgttagaaaaaaatacggtaaaatattttaaagatttctgtgtaatattaaaaggaaatatacGTGACAACATAACtgtttatgtaaatttattatgtgaTATAGTAACAGTTAATTTAAACTTGTCTaaagatgaaaaattatttgaatatcttttattatattccaatatacaaacatacagtATGAAGAAGTATAATAGAACACAagttaagaataaaaagatgAAGGGAAAGCACAAGATTAACTGTGACATACTTTGTATGAAATGCTTAAATACTgttaaagaaataatagataatgataataatttatctattacattatatttaatagatcattttgtaaatattttttttaaaaaagaaaaatatattagtccTAAcctcttaaaaatattttcaaaaatatgtataggggagaaaaagatgaatgcaaaattatattctatGGACGATATAGGAAATGCGGAAAATAACGAAGTGAATAAGgaattaagaataaaaacaaatataagtGGGGAGCtaaaaataatggaaaaaaatatagaaaaaatattagatcAACTATTTTTGgtttatttgtgtatattaAGAGAGTATAACAAATATTCTACGCCACTTGTAAAAAATGTGCTGCACGCTATTTCGTATTATgcattatatgtaaataagaTACTCATGGATGAtgtttttaaagaaattaagAGTTTGGCTACGGCAAATAGTAACAATATCACTCGTAGCGGAAATAGCGGTTGCTTTGGCGTTAACGTTGTTAGCGGAGTTAGCGGCAATAGTAACAGTAGGGACAATAGAAAAATTGTTCCCAGCTGCCTCATACTTACATCTATCCATATATTTCTTGAAACATTAAATAAAGTTAATGATAGCATATACATTGATTGTTCATGGATTGCTGTTTCTCTTTTGAATTTGCTGGAGTCAGCCATTCCCTTCTTGCACAGTGGTTCAGCCTACTTCTTATTAGAACAGagaaattttatgtataatagtTTTCAAGATTGCAGTAAATTTTCTCGCTATTTACCCAGTGCCAAGGAGGATCATACAGTGACAAGTGGAAAAGGGCAGATTAGTGCAAACCGATTAAACGAAAATAATTGTTTAGAAAACAAGTGGAATAAAGAAATAGGGagagaagaaaaatacaatttttgCTCTGAGCTGTTATATTGTATTGATTTATTActaaaaactaaaaattttacatataattataataattttaaatctACTAATAATCAGTTATTATCCCGAATAGTGTACCAGCTGTGTACTATTTCTCTACATGCAGATTATGTAATatcattttctattttaaaaCTTGTTCAGAATATTTTGATTAAATACCCGTTAGTTAAGCCTGTTGTAGAAAAAGAAGGTACAGTCATATTTCTTATGAATGATACCTTATCAaccttttttcaaaatactttatttcattcatgtttttttaatgatatatcaTCTCTAGCCATGGACATATCATTGAATGACTCTAATGAGGAATACACTACAACACTGCAAAATTACATTCATCAAAATAAATCTGacatacaaaataaaattattaatctTAACTTTAATTTGAacgaacaaaaaataataaacagaGAAAATTTTGAGAAATATGACCCATACGATGTattctataaaaatacacaaaaacACTTTAGAGGTTTATGTCAAGCTGATATTGGgaaaaactttaaaaatgtttatatggatgataatttttttttgtctcgAAAAAGTCCAAGTGCAGGCGTAACGTTAGACACTAATGCAAGCATATCTGTTAATCAACTACCTCCATATATGTTAACAGCAATTGATTTTATTGAGATAGTTTTTTCTCCTTAcgaagaattaataaaatattttcagaAGGAACAgggggaaaaagaaaatatccATCATTTTGACAACGCACATACAAAGGGTTACCCTAATTCTGTGAAGAGTTATAATGACCAAAAGCACAATAGAATGTATAGGAAAACAAAGgggaaaaatattcataaaaagaaGGGGCGCAGAAGGTAG